In the genome of Haemophilus pittmaniae, one region contains:
- the trxB gene encoding thioredoxin-disulfide reductase: protein MSDVKHSKLLILGSGPAGYTAAIYAARANLKPVLVTGLQQGGQLTTTDEIENWPGDFEMTTGPGLMQRMLQHAEKFETEIVFDHINRVDLSSRPFKLYGDTQTFSCDALIIATGASARYIGLESESAYKGRGVSACATCDGFFYRNKPVAVVGGGNTAVEEALYLANIAAEVHLIHRRNSFRAEKILIDRLYKKVEEGKIILHTERTLDEVLGDNMGVTGVRLKNVNNQETEELSLDGLFIAIGHAPNTEIFQGQLALNNGYIVVKSGLEGNATATSVEGVFAAGDVMDHNYRQAITSAGSGCMAALDAERFLDAQG, encoded by the coding sequence ATGTCAGACGTTAAACACAGCAAATTACTCATTTTAGGTTCCGGCCCAGCCGGTTATACCGCGGCCATTTACGCGGCTCGCGCCAATTTAAAACCGGTATTGGTTACCGGTCTGCAACAGGGTGGCCAATTGACCACCACCGATGAAATTGAAAACTGGCCGGGCGATTTTGAAATGACCACCGGTCCTGGCTTAATGCAACGTATGTTACAACACGCAGAAAAATTCGAGACGGAAATCGTCTTCGATCATATCAACCGCGTCGATTTATCCAGCCGTCCATTTAAACTCTACGGTGACACCCAGACCTTCAGCTGTGATGCCTTAATCATTGCTACTGGTGCCTCCGCCCGCTATATCGGATTGGAGTCGGAAAGCGCCTATAAAGGTCGCGGTGTATCTGCCTGTGCCACCTGTGATGGATTCTTCTATCGCAATAAACCGGTAGCCGTTGTGGGCGGAGGCAACACTGCCGTGGAAGAAGCTTTGTATTTGGCCAACATTGCCGCCGAAGTGCATTTGATTCACCGTCGTAACAGCTTCCGTGCAGAAAAAATCTTAATCGACCGTCTCTATAAAAAAGTCGAAGAAGGCAAAATTATTCTGCACACCGAACGCACTTTGGACGAAGTGTTAGGCGATAACATGGGCGTTACCGGCGTTCGGCTGAAAAATGTCAACAACCAAGAAACCGAAGAATTATCTCTAGATGGCCTATTTATCGCCATCGGCCATGCGCCCAATACGGAAATCTTCCAAGGTCAGTTGGCATTGAATAATGGCTATATCGTGGTGAAATCCGGTCTTGAAGGCAATGCTACCGCAACTTCCGTAGAAGGCGTATTTGCGGCAGGCGATGTGATGGATCACAATTATCGTCAAGCGATCACCTCAGCAGGTTCAGGCTGTATGGCTGCTTTAGATGCCGAGCGTTTCCTCGACGCGCAGGGCTAA
- a CDS encoding co-chaperone YbbN translates to MADFSFIVDVTEVNLNDILQRSLETPLVLTFYAPSHPESANFSALLQQIAERYQGQFILAKVNCEQEQMIAAQFRIQALPTTYLFKQAQALDAFPGALDETTLLQRLSVILPKEEDLKFQKALDFLQLEDYASALPLLKEAWELSDKKNSDVALLYAETYIAMKKTEPASEILAQIPIQDRDSRWNGLQAQIELLIKAANTPEIQQLQADYANHPTAEIALKLAIQLHQANRNEEALELLFGILKSDLGAAGGEVKQQFLSILAALGNSEPLTNKYRRLLYSLLY, encoded by the coding sequence ATGGCTGATTTTTCTTTTATTGTCGATGTTACTGAAGTAAATCTGAACGACATTCTACAGCGCTCCCTGGAAACCCCTTTGGTTCTAACGTTCTATGCGCCAAGTCATCCCGAATCGGCTAATTTTAGCGCTTTGCTACAGCAAATTGCCGAACGCTATCAAGGGCAATTTATATTGGCTAAAGTCAACTGCGAACAAGAACAAATGATCGCAGCCCAATTTCGCATTCAGGCCTTACCGACTACCTACCTTTTCAAACAAGCTCAAGCCTTAGATGCCTTTCCAGGAGCCTTGGACGAAACCACTTTATTACAACGTTTAAGTGTTATTTTGCCAAAGGAAGAGGATCTCAAATTTCAGAAAGCCTTGGATTTTTTGCAATTAGAAGATTACGCCTCAGCCTTACCACTATTAAAAGAAGCTTGGGAACTTTCCGATAAGAAAAATTCCGATGTTGCCCTGCTCTACGCTGAAACCTACATCGCCATGAAAAAAACTGAACCAGCTAGTGAAATATTGGCGCAAATTCCTATCCAAGATAGAGACAGTCGTTGGAATGGTTTACAGGCACAAATCGAGTTACTCATCAAAGCAGCCAACACACCGGAAATACAACAATTACAGGCCGATTATGCCAATCATCCAACTGCGGAAATTGCCCTAAAACTAGCCATTCAACTGCATCAAGCCAATCGTAACGAAGAAGCGCTGGAACTGCTGTTTGGGATCTTAAAAAGTGATTTAGGGGCTGCTGGCGGTGAAGTTAAACAACAATTTTTGTCCATTTTAGCGGCTCTTGGGAATAGTGAACCGCTCACTAATAAATATCGCCGATTGCTTTATTCATTACTTTATTAG
- a CDS encoding GntP family permease — MLIFILVASIALLLVMIIKFRVHAFVALITVSLLTALAAGIPVNQILPTLLTGFGNTLASVALLVGLGAMIGRLLEITGGAKVLADTLINKFGEKRAPFALGVASLLFGFPIFFDAGLVVMLPIIFSVAKQFGGSLYRYAFPAAGAFAVTHAFLPPHPGPVAAGDLLGANIGLLTLVGVVLTIPTWYFATYLYGTYLGKKLHLDLPKSFLNSMPINETAVINPPSFRKVLLILLLPLVLIMLDTVLNTLSVAKVVDGSQLWVESLRLLGKTPVALLITLVVSILLLKEQRSYEQIEKICDNALGPICAIVLVTGAGGMFGGVLRASGIGDVLAQMLTDTGMPVIVAAFLISTALRVAQGSATVAITTTSALIAPTVAATTGLSQFDLCFIVISIASGATVLAHVNDSGFWLVSRFLEIDTKTMFKTWTVQETLIGLVGFGLSLIGSIIL; from the coding sequence ATGCTGATTTTCATTTTAGTCGCATCCATCGCATTACTCTTGGTGATGATTATCAAATTCAGAGTGCATGCATTCGTTGCGTTGATTACCGTCAGTTTACTGACTGCCTTAGCTGCCGGCATTCCGGTGAATCAAATTCTACCGACCTTATTAACCGGTTTCGGTAATACTTTAGCCTCAGTTGCTTTATTGGTGGGGCTTGGCGCGATGATTGGTCGTCTATTAGAGATTACCGGTGGCGCCAAAGTATTGGCCGATACGCTGATTAATAAATTCGGTGAAAAACGGGCACCTTTTGCGTTAGGTGTTGCCTCTTTGCTATTTGGTTTCCCGATTTTCTTTGATGCCGGTTTGGTTGTGATGCTACCGATTATCTTTAGCGTAGCAAAACAATTTGGTGGTTCGCTGTATCGCTATGCCTTTCCGGCTGCCGGTGCATTTGCGGTAACCCACGCATTCTTACCGCCGCATCCAGGTCCAGTTGCCGCAGGTGACCTATTAGGAGCCAACATTGGTCTACTAACCTTAGTGGGAGTTGTACTCACTATTCCAACCTGGTACTTCGCCACCTATTTATACGGGACTTATTTAGGTAAAAAATTACACCTTGATTTACCAAAAAGCTTCCTTAATTCGATGCCAATTAATGAAACTGCCGTCATAAATCCACCAAGCTTTAGGAAGGTTTTATTGATCCTCTTATTGCCATTGGTATTAATCATGTTGGATACCGTATTAAATACCCTATCCGTAGCGAAAGTAGTCGATGGTTCACAATTATGGGTAGAAAGCTTACGCTTACTTGGTAAAACCCCGGTTGCCTTATTGATTACCTTGGTTGTATCCATTCTATTATTAAAAGAACAACGTTCTTACGAGCAAATTGAAAAAATCTGTGATAACGCCCTTGGCCCAATTTGTGCCATCGTACTAGTTACCGGTGCCGGTGGTATGTTTGGTGGGGTATTGCGTGCTAGCGGTATTGGCGATGTATTAGCACAAATGCTAACCGATACAGGTATGCCGGTGATCGTTGCAGCGTTCTTAATCTCTACCGCATTACGGGTGGCACAAGGTTCTGCTACCGTGGCAATTACTACCACCTCGGCACTCATTGCGCCAACCGTGGCAGCCACTACAGGTTTAAGCCAATTTGACCTCTGCTTTATCGTAATTTCTATCGCTTCCGGCGCAACCGTACTTGCTCATGTGAACGATAGCGGATTCTGGTTAGTCAGCCGCTTCTTGGAGATTGATACCAAAACCATGTTCAAAACTTGGACTGTACAGGAAACATTAATCGGTTTAGTGGGATTTGGTCTTTCCCTCATCGGTAGCATTATTCTCTAA
- the idnO gene encoding gluconate 5-dehydrogenase, producing the protein MNNLFSLKGKRILITGSTRGIGNLLAQGVAEYGAEVIINGTNQEKTQAVAEELRNKGYVAHAVAFDVTNTEAVHQAIEQIEQQIGPIDVLINNAGIQRRHPFCDFPEKDFDDIIKVNQKAVFIVSQAVARHMVKRQQGKIINIGSMQSELGRDTITPYAASKGAVKMLTRGMCVELARYNIQVNGIAPGYFKTELTQPLVENKEFSDWLCKRTPAARWGNPEELIGAAVFLSSKASDFVNGQLIFVDGGMLAAV; encoded by the coding sequence ATGAATAACTTATTTTCACTTAAAGGAAAACGGATATTAATCACCGGTTCTACCCGCGGTATTGGTAATCTCTTGGCTCAAGGCGTAGCCGAATATGGCGCCGAAGTCATTATTAATGGTACCAATCAAGAAAAAACCCAAGCCGTAGCCGAAGAATTGCGTAATAAAGGCTATGTAGCTCATGCCGTAGCCTTTGATGTAACAAACACTGAGGCTGTCCACCAAGCTATTGAACAAATTGAACAGCAAATCGGCCCGATTGATGTATTAATAAACAATGCGGGCATTCAACGTCGTCATCCATTCTGCGATTTCCCGGAAAAGGATTTTGACGACATCATTAAAGTCAACCAAAAAGCCGTCTTCATCGTATCGCAGGCGGTAGCAAGACACATGGTAAAACGCCAACAAGGAAAAATTATTAATATTGGCTCCATGCAAAGCGAATTAGGTCGCGATACCATCACACCTTATGCCGCTTCTAAAGGTGCGGTCAAAATGTTAACTCGCGGAATGTGTGTCGAATTAGCCCGCTATAACATCCAAGTGAATGGTATCGCCCCTGGTTACTTTAAAACGGAGCTCACCCAACCCTTGGTTGAGAATAAAGAATTCAGCGACTGGTTATGCAAACGGACTCCAGCGGCTCGCTGGGGAAATCCTGAAGAGTTGATTGGCGCGGCAGTATTCCTCTCATCCAAAGCATCCGATTTTGTCAACGGACAATTGATCTTCGTTGATGGCGGTATGTTGGCTGCCGTTTGA